In Planococcus versutus, the DNA window TTAACTGCAACTCATTAATTTTTTCTTCAATTGTGCCTTTTGCTATTAAACGGATAACTTGAACTTCTTTTTTCTGGCCCATGCGATGTGCACGGTCGGCTGCTTGTTGCTCCACAGCTGGATTCCACCATAAATCATATAAAATCACTGTGTCAGCACCGGTTAAATTCAAACCGGTACCTCCCGCTTTTAGCGATATTAAAAACAAATTGCCTTGTCCTTCATTAAATTGCTCGCAAAGGCCGACTCGATCTGCAGGCGGTGTTTGTCCATCCAAATAAAAATAAGAAACTCCTTCTCTCGTCAATTGATTGCCGATAATTCCAAGCATTTGTGTAAACTGCGAAAATACGAGTACACGCCGTCCCGAAGAACGGCATTCCGCCAGCAACTCGATCAATTGATCAAACTTAGCAGAACCTCCATCATAGCCTTCTACAAATAATGCTGGGTGACAGCATAATTGACGTAGACGTGTCAGTCCAGCTAAAATACGAATACGGTTTTTTTGAAAACTGTCTTTATTCAAATGCTTGAAAGCATCTTGTTTTAATTCAGCTAAATAAGCTGCATAGAGTTTTTTCTGTGTTGCTTGCAGCTCGGAAAATTGAATTGACTCTACTTTCTCAGGAAGCTCGGTTAATACATCGGCTTTGATGCGACGTAAAATAAAAGGACGTACTCGTTTTTTTATGTTGTCATGTCTCATTTCACTAAATAGCCTACGGTTAGGCAACAGCTCGGGAAACACCACATTGAAAATTGACCATAGCTCGTCTAATGAGTTTTCAATAGGCGTACCCGTTAGTGCAAATCGGTAATCTGCGCGAATGCTCTTAACCGCTTTAGCAGTTTGGGTAACTGGATTTTTAAACGCTTGTGCTTCATCTAAGAAGACGGTATGGAAAGTTTGATCTCGGTACAGCACTTGGTCTGTGCGCAAAGATGGATAAGACGTGATTACCACGTCTAACGCCTTTGTATTTTTAGTTAAAGCCATTCGCTGCGCTTTACCGCCATCAATAATTCCTACTTTAACACTTGGAGCAAACTTGCTTAGTTCGTTGAACCAATTGTAAACCAGTGACGACGGAGCAACTACTAGTACAGATCGCTGCTGTTTACGAACTTCGGGGAGTACCGAGACAATAAAAGCAATACTTTGCAAGGTCTTCCCAAGCCCCATATCATCTGCTAAAATACCGCCAAAATTGTATTTTGCCAATAGCTTCATCCAACGAAATCCAGCTGCTTGGTAATCGCGTAAGACTCCATTTAGGCTTTTCGGCACAGCAAAATCTAATTGTCCTGGCTGATTTAAATTCTGTAATAAATTTGTGAAATTCGTACTTGGGTCAAGCAACTGTCCTTCATCTAACGAAGCTGCTACCTGCAGTCCATGAATTAATGGAATCCGAATTTCTTCTCTACCAAAATTAGCTGAGCTGATATCCATTTCCCGTAGAAAATCACTCAAATCAAGGAATTCTTGTGTTTCTAAGGACATTAACGTACCGTTAGGGATACGGTAATAAGGACGTCTTTCTTCTAATGCCGCTATTATTTTCTTAATTTCGGTTTCTGAAATGCCTTGCATATCGAAACGAAATTCTAGCCAGTCTGTACGCTCACTAATTTCAACTTTTACTTTTGGACCGCCGTAATTTTTTTGAACACGCAGCTTAACCGCAATGGTTGCGTAAATCTGCATCATTTCTTCAAGCACAGGAATGATGTGATACAAAAAATGATATTCTGCTTCTTCGTCTTGCATATAAAAACCGCCATCCGTTTGTGTAAACTGGCTCTCTTTCATGATGCGCAAAATGTCTCGTTCTTGTTGATGTTGTCTGCGTATGCCTGGATACTGACGAACTACATCTTCTGATTCTTCACAGGGATTAATAACCAAATGACCATAATGAAATTCAACACCCGCTAGTAAGCGGTGTTTAATACGATCGAGAAAAAGCTTGGCACGAAGAGGTGTTTCGACAAGTCGCCCGACAACTGCATCCGCAATCTTCACATTGCCTAAACGTTCTAATCCTGGTACGACAGTAGCCATGAAATAATCCAGTTCTTCTGCTGGAATTAGCAATTGGTCTAGTCCCTTTGGCAGTAAATTTCTTAGTTCTGTCAATCGCTTGGCATCTTCATTTGCCAAATAAAAAAGAACCCCGTCTGCAAATGCCAATTCGTATGCTTGAAGAATTAGTAAAGTTTCAAGTCCTTCAATATCCAATCGAAAACCTCCGAAGCGATGCTCGTTAAAATGAAAAGATAGCGGTAATTCCTTTTCAATGTTGATGCCCTTTGTCATGTTCCCTTCCCAACTAACTTTAACGTTAGGGGCATCTTGTAAAAGAGGCAATAGTCGCTCCCAATCTGACCCTGCAAGAACAATCATGTCTTCTGTTTGTTCTGTTTTAACCACACCTGCAATTTGAGTTTTTGCTAAATATGCAAAGATTTTTTCGGATTTATCACTCAAACAGTGATCTTGTGGAGAATAATATACGCCAGTTAGTTGCTCGTATGCTTTGTTCACTTGCCACGCATTTATAAATTCATTGATGTGACCAATAGGTTCTAGCTCTTTTGTTCCTATAGCCATTCGTAACCCAAGATATGCTGTTTCACTAAGCGATACGGGAAATAAACTAAATTCAACTTCAAGCGTTTGACGTTGATCGAAATAGCGTTGTTTGCCTTGGGTCTCTTCTGCTCTTCGGCCAAACAATGACAACATTTTTGTTGTTGGGTTTTCGCGTTGTTGTAGATGATCAATCGCTAACAAAACTCCGGCAATATGATGACAATAGGTCGTGACAAACCCGACAGGTGGACAACTACAAGAAGCCAGAATTTCGCCCTCTTCTGCTTGTTTCACGCTGACATAAAATTCATAACGTCCCGTAACGAGACCTTTGATAAGTTGTTCGTCACTCTTGTCGGGCGTTAGTTGGATTTTTCCAGCCAGAAAAAAAGACTTTCCTTTTTTGAAAGCTGCTTGTCCGCATAACTGTTTAATTTTTGAGTCGTTTAGTGAAAAATTCATGAGCTAGGTTCCTCTCTGCGTTAAACTACCGGAGACCTTTTGAAAAAAATCTGATTCTCTCTAACTGCGGAGCTATTCAACGATTGCGATACAAAGCCCTCTTCAACAGTGTTGAGGAGGGCTCTTTGTACTAGACTGGAGAATTCTCAAGCTCTGGTATCTGTTCTTTTATCGCTTTAATGGCCTCTTCAAGATTGCGAACGTGCAAGATCTTTTTTTGTGTATCGGGATATTGAAGACCCGTATGTTGGTAACGCGAATCGTAGTAATACTCTAGCAATAAATGCACGGCAGAGGCAAATTCGCTCGTTTCTAGACTCGTCTCAATTTGTTTAGAAACTTCCAAAGGCATGCGTGTTTTAATTCGTTGGAACGCAGCTATGCATTCTGCTTGGTATTCTACTGGGCGATAATCTTCAATAATCTCTTTAATCCGTTCTTCAATCGGCATTTCAATGATCAACTGGAGGCTATTTGCTTTTAACTCCATTACCCAAGACGGAATAACCACTTTACCGATTCGCGCACTTTCCGCTTCAAAGAGCACAAAAGGTGCTTTTCGAAGCTTTCGAAATTGCTGAACAAGTAAAGAATCAAATACTTTCTGGTTATGAGGTTCAACACCAATATGACCAAAGATAGAACCTTTATGATTGGCCAAACCTTCTAAGTCCATTACAGGATAGCCTTGCTTTTCTAATGCTTTTAAAATTCTAGTTTTTCCTGTTCCAGTTAATCCATTTAATACATAAGCCTTAAAAGGTGCTTCAGGTTGCTCAAGCTGTTCAAGCACCCACCTGCGGTATTCACGAATTCCACCTTCTAACCGGCTGACATGAACATCCATTAACGACAAAAGTGTAGCTGTTGTTCGACTACGCATGCCACCTCGCCAACAAAATACGGTTTTATGACCGTTGATTTGTTTAAACTGATGAACAAATTCCGGCAATTTAGCGGATAGGATTTCAAGTCCCCGTACTTTAGCCGCTTCTACACTTGCTTGTTTATAAAGCGTGCCTATTTCGGCTCGTTCTTCATCATCAAAAAAAGGAATGTTAATACTTCCAGGGATTGAAAAGTTCTTATATTCAGATGGCGACCTGACATCGATTAGCACCATTTCGTTTTTTTCACTTAAAGGCATTAACTCTGTCACTTCAATATTATTGAACATCTATTTTCCTCCAAACACGCGCTCGTTTTACGTATTCTTTCAGTATACACTCATGTGGAACGGTTTTCTTTTTTGAGTACTTGTTTTTTACCTGTCTGTCTTGTTGTGCAACAGCTAGTAAATTCTAGTAAACACTATTTTTCATAGCTTTTTCACTATCTCTATGTTTTAATTTTAAGACGAGAAGGGAATAATACTAGAAATTGCTGAAATTAGTCATATTTTTACGTAGAGGAGAAAACCATATGAAAGAACTTTTCGGTTTGATGAAATTCGGAACGCAATCCGCCTTATGGGCAGCTGTCATCAATACAGTTGTTGCCATCATTAAAACAGCTGCTTATTTAATTACTGGAAACGTTGCGATGTTTGCTGAAATGATGCACAGTTTCGGAGATGCCGCCAATCAATTTTTTGTTTTTATCGGTTCTGCATTAAGTAAAAAAGAACCCACAGAACGATTTCCTGGAGGATTTGGTCGTTTGGTTAATCTTGTGTTACTCGGCGCTGTACTGATTGTCGGGGTACTAGCCTATGAGACCATCGTCGAAGGAGTTCATCACATTACAAACGCCACTCAATCTGAAGATTGGTTTTGGTTAAATATTAGCGTTCTTGGGGCCTCGGCGTTACTAGAAGCCGGAGTGCTTTATAAAGCGATGAAAGAAATTACAGAACACTTGCCCAAAGAACAAACAAAAGGGCTTAAGTTACTTCCGCTCAGTTACAAGCATGTAAAAGAAGCCAAACCTGCTACAAAGTTAGTGTTTCTAGAAGATAATGTCGCCGTTGGTGGTGCATTACTCGCGATGCTTGCTATTATTATCGCAACCTATACGCCGTTTCACAGTGCTACAGGCTATGCTTCTATTATCATCGGTGTTGCTCTTATTTTTGTAGTTGGTCGTATATTCTTAGATAATGCTGCAGGTGCATTAGGAGTTGCTGATGTAAAAATGCAAGCAAGAATGGGCGCACGTATTTTGCAACACGAGCACATTACTGATATCCAGGACTTGGATGTCATTAAAGAAGGCGATAGTCTTCACGTTGAATTACGAGTCGAAGTAGACCCGAACATGACGATTAAACAAGCAGACGAAATCCGTAATTACATTGAGGAAAAAATTACTGAAAGTGTGGATAATGTCACAGATATTATCATTGAATTTGATGACGATGATGGCATTGATACATGGC includes these proteins:
- a CDS encoding DEAD/DEAH box helicase; this encodes MNFSLNDSKIKQLCGQAAFKKGKSFFLAGKIQLTPDKSDEQLIKGLVTGRYEFYVSVKQAEEGEILASCSCPPVGFVTTYCHHIAGVLLAIDHLQQRENPTTKMLSLFGRRAEETQGKQRYFDQRQTLEVEFSLFPVSLSETAYLGLRMAIGTKELEPIGHINEFINAWQVNKAYEQLTGVYYSPQDHCLSDKSEKIFAYLAKTQIAGVVKTEQTEDMIVLAGSDWERLLPLLQDAPNVKVSWEGNMTKGINIEKELPLSFHFNEHRFGGFRLDIEGLETLLILQAYELAFADGVLFYLANEDAKRLTELRNLLPKGLDQLLIPAEELDYFMATVVPGLERLGNVKIADAVVGRLVETPLRAKLFLDRIKHRLLAGVEFHYGHLVINPCEESEDVVRQYPGIRRQHQQERDILRIMKESQFTQTDGGFYMQDEEAEYHFLYHIIPVLEEMMQIYATIAVKLRVQKNYGGPKVKVEISERTDWLEFRFDMQGISETEIKKIIAALEERRPYYRIPNGTLMSLETQEFLDLSDFLREMDISSANFGREEIRIPLIHGLQVAASLDEGQLLDPSTNFTNLLQNLNQPGQLDFAVPKSLNGVLRDYQAAGFRWMKLLAKYNFGGILADDMGLGKTLQSIAFIVSVLPEVRKQQRSVLVVAPSSLVYNWFNELSKFAPSVKVGIIDGGKAQRMALTKNTKALDVVITSYPSLRTDQVLYRDQTFHTVFLDEAQAFKNPVTQTAKAVKSIRADYRFALTGTPIENSLDELWSIFNVVFPELLPNRRLFSEMRHDNIKKRVRPFILRRIKADVLTELPEKVESIQFSELQATQKKLYAAYLAELKQDAFKHLNKDSFQKNRIRILAGLTRLRQLCCHPALFVEGYDGGSAKFDQLIELLAECRSSGRRVLVFSQFTQMLGIIGNQLTREGVSYFYLDGQTPPADRVGLCEQFNEGQGNLFLISLKAGGTGLNLTGADTVILYDLWWNPAVEQQAADRAHRMGQKKEVQVIRLIAKGTIEEKINELQLKKKNLIDDVILSGEEPLKAMTQEDIREILTM
- the mnmH gene encoding tRNA 2-selenouridine(34) synthase MnmH → MFNNIEVTELMPLSEKNEMVLIDVRSPSEYKNFSIPGSINIPFFDDEERAEIGTLYKQASVEAAKVRGLEILSAKLPEFVHQFKQINGHKTVFCWRGGMRSRTTATLLSLMDVHVSRLEGGIREYRRWVLEQLEQPEAPFKAYVLNGLTGTGKTRILKALEKQGYPVMDLEGLANHKGSIFGHIGVEPHNQKVFDSLLVQQFRKLRKAPFVLFEAESARIGKVVIPSWVMELKANSLQLIIEMPIEERIKEIIEDYRPVEYQAECIAAFQRIKTRMPLEVSKQIETSLETSEFASAVHLLLEYYYDSRYQHTGLQYPDTQKKILHVRNLEEAIKAIKEQIPELENSPV
- a CDS encoding cation diffusion facilitator family transporter, translated to MKELFGLMKFGTQSALWAAVINTVVAIIKTAAYLITGNVAMFAEMMHSFGDAANQFFVFIGSALSKKEPTERFPGGFGRLVNLVLLGAVLIVGVLAYETIVEGVHHITNATQSEDWFWLNISVLGASALLEAGVLYKAMKEITEHLPKEQTKGLKLLPLSYKHVKEAKPATKLVFLEDNVAVGGALLAMLAIIIATYTPFHSATGYASIIIGVALIFVVGRIFLDNAAGALGVADVKMQARMGARILQHEHITDIQDLDVIKEGDSLHVELRVEVDPNMTIKQADEIRNYIEEKITESVDNVTDIIIEFDDDDGIDTWRNISSEDKK